In Rhodamnia argentea isolate NSW1041297 chromosome 4, ASM2092103v1, whole genome shotgun sequence, the following proteins share a genomic window:
- the LOC115740672 gene encoding uncharacterized protein LOC115740672 isoform X3 → MEETEGLRNAVEMAGSVSDKHLDLLRPSARFFLGSKDASDHQRGKYTLIRDAEDSQLGIYDKPLPCFGCGIGWFSFLLGFAFPVMWYYAAFLYFGNCYRKDPRERAGLGASAIAAMVCSVVLLIVIAIVMFTR, encoded by the exons ATGGAGGAGACAGAGGGTTTAAGAAATGCCGTTGAGATGGCTGGGTCAGTTTCTGACAAGCATCTAGATCTTTTGAGGCCATCAGCACGATTTTTTTTGGGATCCAAAG ATGCATCAGACCATCAAAGAGGCAAATATACCCTCATCAGAGACGCAGAGGATTCCCAGCTAGGCATCTATGACAAACCTCTACCGTGCTTTGGGTGTGGGATTGGATGGTTTTC GTTCCTTTTGGGGTTCGCATTCCCTGTTATGTGGTACTATGCTGCATTTCTCTATTTTGGAAACTGCTACCGCAAGGATCCTAGGGAACGAGCAGGCCTCGGTGCTTCTGCTATTGCT GCAATGGTATGCTCGGTCGTGCTGCTCATTGTCATTGCAATTGTCATGTTCACCAGGTGA
- the LOC115740672 gene encoding uncharacterized protein LOC115740672 isoform X2, producing MDKSISMEETEGLRNAVEMAGSVSDKHLDLLRPSARFFLGSKDASDHQRGKYTLIRDAEDSQLGIYDKPLPCFGCGIGWFSFLLGFAFPVMWYYAAFLYFGNCYRKDPRERAGLGASAIAAMVCSVVLLIVIAIVMFTR from the exons GTATATCCATGGAGGAGACAGAGGGTTTAAGAAATGCCGTTGAGATGGCTGGGTCAGTTTCTGACAAGCATCTAGATCTTTTGAGGCCATCAGCACGATTTTTTTTGGGATCCAAAG ATGCATCAGACCATCAAAGAGGCAAATATACCCTCATCAGAGACGCAGAGGATTCCCAGCTAGGCATCTATGACAAACCTCTACCGTGCTTTGGGTGTGGGATTGGATGGTTTTC GTTCCTTTTGGGGTTCGCATTCCCTGTTATGTGGTACTATGCTGCATTTCTCTATTTTGGAAACTGCTACCGCAAGGATCCTAGGGAACGAGCAGGCCTCGGTGCTTCTGCTATTGCT GCAATGGTATGCTCGGTCGTGCTGCTCATTGTCATTGCAATTGTCATGTTCACCAGGTGA
- the LOC115740663 gene encoding threonine synthase 1, chloroplastic-like codes for MASASSTLIYYSPSSLTPNPRHFPIRRKHLAVSCASTFDPPPTNHSPPAPSPPPATATIHNIRDEARRHRQAHTFSAKYVPFGCDFNASESYSLDEIVYRSRSGGLLDVQHDMDALKKFDGAYWKNLFDSRVGKTTWPYGSGVWSKKEWVLPGIDSDHIVSAFEGNSNLFWAERFGKQFLGMDDLWVKHCGISHTGSFKDLGMTVLVSQVNRLCKMDRPLVGVGCASTGDTSAALSAYCAAAGIPSIVFLPADKISMAQLVQPIANGAFVLSIDTDFDGCMKLIREVTAELPIYLANSLNSLRLEGQKTAAVEILQQFDWEVPDWVIVPGGNLGNIYAFYKGFKMCHELGLVDRIPRLVCAQAANANPLYLYYKSGWKDFKAVKANNTFASAIQIGDPVSIDRAVYALKHSDGIVEEATEEELMDAMAQADSTGMFICPHTGVALTALTKLRNSGVIAPTDRTVVVSTAHGLKFTQSKIDYHSNDIPDMACRYANPPVQVKADFGSVMDVLKDYLQKN; via the coding sequence ATGGCGTCGGCGTCCTCCACACTGATTTACTACTCTCCCTCCTCTCTAACCCCGAACCCTAGACACTTCCCTATCCGCCGAAAGCACCTCGCCGTTTCCTGTGCCTCCACCTTCGACCCGCCCCCCACCAACCACTCCCCTCCCGCGCCGTCGCCTCCTCCGGCGACGGCCACGATCCACAACATCAGGGACGAGgcccgccgccaccgccagGCTCACACCTTCTCCGCCAAGTACGTCCCTTTCGGCTGCGACTTCAACGCCTCCGAGTCCTACTCGCTCGACGAGATCGTGTACCGCAGCCGCTCGGGCGGCCTGCTCGACGTCCAGCACGACATGGACGCCCTCAAGAAGTTCGACGGTGCGTACTGGAAGAACCTCTTCGACTCGCGCGTGGGCAAGACCACGTGGCCCTACGGCTCGGGTGTCTGGAGCAAGAAGGAGTGGGTGTTGCCTGGGATCGACTCCGACCACATCGTCTCGGCCTTCGAAGGCAATTCCAATCTCTTCTGGGCTGAGCGTTTCGGCAAACAGTTTCTGGGTATGGACGATTTGTGGGTCAAGCATTGTGGGATTAGCCATACTGGCAGTTTCAAGGATCTCGGCATGACCGTTCTGGTCTCTCAGGTTAATAGGCTATGCAAGATGGACCGGCCGTTGGTTGGCGTTGGGTGTGCCTCGACTGGGGACACTTCGGCTGCGCTCTCGGCCTACTGTGCAGCTGCGGGCATTCCATCCATCGTTTTCTTGCCTGCAGATAAGATTTCGATGGCTCAGTTGGTGCAGCCCATCGCGAATGGGGCTTTTGTGTTGAGCATTGATACCGATTTCGACGGGTGTATGAAGTTGATCAGGGAAGTCACGGCAGAATTGCCCATATATTTAGCCAATTCGTTGAACAGCTTGAGGCTCGAAGGGCAAAAGACTGCCGCCGTCGAGATACTGCAGCAGTTTGATTGGGAGGTGCCTGATTGGGTCATCGTCCCAGGTGGGAACTTAGGGAATATCTATGCATTCTACAAAGGTTTCAAAATGTGCCATGAATTGGGTCTGGTTGATCGGATCCCAAGGCTTGTTTGTGCTCAGGCTGCGAATGCTAATCCACTCTACTTGTATTATAAGTCTGGTTGGAAGGATTTTAAGGCAGTGAAGGCGAACAACACATTTGCATCTGCTATTCAGATTGGTGACCCTGTTTCTATCGACAGAGCCGTTTATGCTTTGAAGCACTCGGATGGTATTGTTGAGGAGGCAACCGAAGAGGAGTTGATGGATGCTATGGCACAAGCAGATTCGACCGGAATGTTCATATGTCCCCACACTGGTGTCGCATTGACGGCGCTGACCAAACTCAGGAATAGTGGGGTCATTGCGCCCACAGATAGGACAGTTGTGGTTAGCACTGCGCACGGATTGAAGTTTACGCAGTCCAAAATTGATTACCATTCCAATGACATCCCTGACATGGCTTGCCGGTATGCGAATCCTCCGGTGCAAGTGAAGGCAGATTTTGGGTCAGTCATGGATGTTTTGAAGGACTACTTGCAAAAGAATTAA
- the LOC115740668 gene encoding UBP1-associated proteins 1C yields the protein MVWFQCEDCGENLKKPKLPNHFRVCSAFKLSCIDCGETFSQQSVQGHTQCITEAEKYGPKGQGKVSNGMPAKPNKDAKQQPDFDITVGLTKRPPWLCSLCNTKATSEQTLLLHAEGKKHKAKARAFHASKQQPQQKQESTSLATLPPEDDSKSRVVHSEHAEEQKVKSISASNNAHSNSKVENGNSQSNKKRKHDGSEKFDRKKTTRHDNLNDVGDGEVIQADKTEMKKSKQVATARENPEDGCHPNEDARKKIKWKKLIKTTLKSNPDGKMKIKKLKKLVIEAIKHSGITEDENQLSEKLERKINSSSRFAVDSKYVRLVASD from the exons ATGGTGTGGTTCCAGTGCGAGGATTGCGGAGAGAACCTCAAGAAACCCAAATTGCCCAATCACTTCAGGGTGTGCTCCGCCTTCAAG TTGTCCTGCATCGACTGCGGAGAGACGTTCAGCCAGCAGAGCGTGCAAGGCCACACCCAGTGCATCACCGAAGCG GAGAAATATGGTCCTAAGGGTCAAGGAAAGGTTTCGAATGGCATGCCTGCTAAGCCCAACAAAGATGCGAAGCAACAACCTGATTTTGACATAACAGTCGGGTTGACTAAACGACCTCCATGGCTTTGCAG TCTTTGCAACACAAAGGCCACTAGTGAACAGACCCTGCTCCTACATGCTGAAGGGAAGAAGCACAAGGCAAAAGCACGAGCTTTCCATGCTTCAAAGCAACAACCTCAACAAAAACAGGAGTCTACTTCACTTGCAACACTTCCTCCTGAGGATGATTCAAAAAGTAGAGTAGTTCACAGTGAACACGCAGAAGAACAAAAGGTTAAGAGTATTTCCGCAAGCAACAATGCACACAGCAATTCCAAGGTAGAAAATGGAAACTCAcagtcaaataaaaaaagaaaacatgatggATCTGAAAAATTTGACCGTAAGAAGACAACTAGGCATGATAATCTCAATGACGTGGGAGATGGGGAAGTCATCCAGGCTGACAAAACAGAAATGAAGAAAAGCAAGCAGGTCGCGACTGCCAGAGAAAACCCTGAGGATGGTTGTCATCCAAATGAAGATGCCAGGAAGAAAATAAAGTGGAAGAAGTTGATTAAAACCACTTTGAAATCT AACCCAGATGGAAAGATGAAGATAAAAAAACTGAAGAAACTTGTCATTGAGGCTATCAAGCATTCTGGCATTACTGAAGATGAGAACCAGCTCAGCGAGAAACTTGAACGGAAG ATAAACTCTAGTTCAAGGTTCGCTGTGGACAGCAAGTATGTTCGTTTAGTTGCTTCAGATTGA
- the LOC115740662 gene encoding formin-like protein 20, with protein MNGLGDSPPLWPQPPISALRRRRPPSPLLSPPVLIVLFPILALLLLFFAIPSFVSFSSHVLRPVTVKKGWDSLNVFLVLFAILCGIFARRSEDEAPVAGEGEKTAARLASADKVGETTLRRWFEPGEDKVYGYDEPAMRSPGSGIGRLRRSSSSYPDLKQDSPWETGDDDRFRFFDDFEVSKYSSSSTQFDRAAPLRRWRSAIDDDDIKVIPVDTFVLRTPPSPASPPPQPAAKSPAPPPPPPPPRPPQPERHTCEAVARRSTGGRASDGAESAKIGKAPPPPPPPPPRPPPTPPTEYRYAKIERRKSTAAKEIKMVLASVLSNQRKRKKKQRTRTLNNDAAHQLAPEKTSHSAAQQPPPPPPPPPPPPSSVFHSLFRKSSKSKRIHSAPPPPPPEPRRRRTLASAPKPPLPAKPAVRQPSSGARSPPIPSPPPPPPPFRVPEFKFVASGDFVRIRSPPELEDADVASSPSHEATTTDGRDRSGGGASGGPGMFCPSPDVNVKADSFIARLRDGWRLEKINSIREKQSVGGPTPPPT; from the coding sequence ATGAACGGCCTCGGCGACTCCCCACCCCTGTGGCCACAACCGCCCATCTCCGCCTTACGCCGCCGTCGACCGCCCTCTCCGCTCCTCTCTCCCCCGGTCCTCATCGTCCTCTTCCCCATACTCGCCCTCCTTCTTTTGTTCTTCGCCATCCCCTCGTTCGTCTCCTTCTCCTCCCATGTCCTCCGGCCCGTTACCGTCAAGAAGGGCTGGGACTCGCTCAACGTGTTCCTCGTCCTCTTCGCCATTCTCTGCGGGATCTTCGCGCGCAGAAGCGAAGACGAGGCGCCGGTCGCTGGGGAAGGAGAGAAGACCGCTGCGAGGCTGGCGAGTGCCGATAAAGTTGGCGAGACGACGTTGCGGCGGTGGTTCGAGCCCGGCGAAGATAAGGTGTACGGGTACGACGAACCGGCGATGAGGTCGCCTGGAAGTGGGATTGGCCGGCTGCGGAGGAGCAGCAGCTCGTACCCGGATCTGAAGCAGGATTCGCCGTGGGAAACCGGCGACGACGACCGGTTCCGGTTCTTCGACGATTTTGAGGTCAGCAAGTACAGTTCGAGCTCGACGCAGTTTGATCGAGCCGCTCCTCTTCGGAGATGGCGAAGCGCCATCGATGACGATGATATCAAAGTGATTCCGGTGGACACGTTCGTTCTCCGCACACCTCCGTCTCCGGCGTCTCCTCCGCCTCAACCAGCTGCCAAATCTCCAgctccaccgccgccaccgccaccgcctcgGCCTCCTCAGCCGGAGAGGCACACATGCGAGGCCGTCGCTCGCAGAAGCACGGGAGGTAGGGCGAGCGATGGAGCTGAATCTGCTAAAATCGGAAAGGCACCGCCaccgcctccgccgcctcccCCGCGGCCACCGCCCACACCGCCGACGGAGTACCGGTACGCGAAGATCGAGCGGAGGAAGAGCACCGCGGCTAAGGAGATAAAGATGGTTTTGGCTTCGGTGCTGTCCAaccagagaaagagaaagaagaagcagaggacCAGAACGCTAAACAACGACGCCGCTCACCAACTGGCGCCCGAGAAGACCTCCCATTCCGCCGCGCAACAGCCTCCACCTCCGCCacctccgccgcctcctccgccaTCGTCCGTCTTCCACAGCCTGTTCAGAAAGAGCAGCAAAAGCAAGAGAATCCACTCCGCACCGCCCCCGCCTCCACCGGAGCCTCGGCGGAGGAGAACCCTCGCATCGGCCCCAAAGCCCCCACTGCCGGCGAAGCCAGCCGTTCGTCAGCCCAGCAGCGGCGCGCGGTCGCCGCCGATACCCTCGCCACCGCCACCCCCGCCGCCGTTCCGGGTGCCGGAGTTCAAGTTCGTGGCCAGCGGGGACTTCGTCCGGATACGCAGCCCGCCGGAGCTGGAGGACGCGGACGTTGCATCGTCGCCTAGCCACGAGGCGACGacaacggacggccgagatcgcaGCGGCGGTGGGGCATCAGGTGGGCCCGGGATGTTCTGTCCGAGCCCAGACGTGAACGTCAAGGCCGACTCCTTCATAGCGAGGCTCAGGGATGGTTGGAGGCTTGAGAAGATCAATTCGATCCGAGAGAAGCAAAGTGTCGGCGGGCCCACCCCACCACCCACTTGA